GACATCGCTTAATGAAACCCCATACACTTTTGCAGCAGTGGCTGTGTGAATATCAATGCCTTGTCTGAATGCATCCACCATATGCTCATCGTTTGCAATCGAAGCAATGATGCGGAGTTCAATCTGGCTGTAGTCGGCCGAAATCAACACGTGGTTTTCGTCGCGCGGGACAAATGCTTTACGTATTTCCTGTCCGAGCTCAGTGCGAATGGGTATGTTTTGTAAATTCGGATTCGTAGAGCTGAGGCGGCCTGTAGAAGTCACTGCCTGATTGTAATTGGTGTGTACACGTCCTGTTTTAGGATGAATCAATTCGGGCAATGCATCCACGTAGGTGTTCTGAAGCTTTGACAGACCGCGGAATTCCAGCACTTTGGCAACAATCGGATGCCGCGAAATGTATTTTTGTAATACATCTTCTGATGTTGAATATTGTTTTGTCGCTGTCTTTTTTGGTTTCTCGGCAATCTGTAATTTGTCAAAAAGAATATCTCCCAATTGTTTCGGACTGGCAACATTGAAGGGCTGTCCGGCGAGCTGATGAATTTCGGACTCGAGCCGCAAAATTTCTTTTCCGAGCGTCAATGAAAATTCATTCAATGATTTTTGATCTATTCGAACGCCGCTCCGTTCCATGTCTTCAAGCACTTCTATCAACGGCGTTTCCATGTCGTAAAACAAATCGGTCATGCCATAAGTGTCGAGTTCCGGTTCAAGAATTTTCCACAATTTCAACGTCACATCGGCATCTTCGCAAGCGTAGTCTTTAAGCTTTTCTGGATCCACATCAAAAATTGAAATTTTCTGTTTTCCGCTTCCCAGCAGCTCTTCAAATGTGATGGTTTTATAGTTCAGATAGTTCTCGCTTAAAAAATCCAGATTGTGTCTGAGCTCAGGATGTAGGAGATAATGAGCCAGCATAGTGTCGGCGAGCTTTCCTCTAACGGTGACTCCATGCGTGCGTAGAACGGCAATATCGTATTTTAAATTCTGCCCGACTTTTATGATTTTTTCATTTTCAAATATCGGCTTTAGTTTTTCCAGTGCGATTTTTCGAAAATCATCATCTTTTGTATGAACAAAAAACGCCTTGCCTGGTTCAGTGCTAAATGAGATTCCAACTAGTTTTACAATCAGTGTGTCGAGTGAATCCGTTTCGGTGTCAAAGCAAATCAGATCTTTCTTTTTCAAGTCTGCAACTAGCGTTTCAAGACTTTGAATATTGTCTATCAACTGGTATTCATGCTCGGTACTGTTGATGTTGCTGATGATGGAATCGAGTCCGGCTCTGGCTTCTACGAAGTCCTGATCGAACAACGTCGATTGACCGATGGCAACAGCCGGTGTTTTTTCGGCAATAACACCCATAGTATCCCACCAGCGTTTAGCGAAAGTCTTGAATTCCATTTCTTCGAAAAACTTCTGTAAAGGCGCGAAGGGAGGCACTTTCCATTCAAGGTGCGAAGGCATGAATTGTATGGGGACATCGATAATAATGGTTGCAAGCTGCTTTGAAATCATGGCCGATTCTTTTCCCGCCAAAACCTTTTGTTTCATGGTGGGATTTTTTATTTCTTCGGCATGCGCAAGCAAATTTTCTACGGTTCCATATTCGGCAAGTAATTTTTTTGCGCCCACTTCACCAATGCCAAAAATCCCAGGAATATTATCAGCCGAATCACCCATGATGGCTAGAATATCTATTACTTGTTCTGGTCTTTCAATCATGAACCGGTCACACACTTCACGCACCCCCCACACTTCAGCTGCAGCACCGAATTTGGCAGGTTTGTACATGAAAATATTTTCGCTCACCAATTGTCCGAAATCTTTGTCGGGTGTCATCATATAAGTTTGATATCCGCGTGCTTCAGCTTCTTTGGCGAGCGTGCCAATCACATCGTCGGCTTCGTATCCATCCACTTCGAGGATTGGAATATCCATCAGCTGCAACATTTCCTTTATATATGGAAGTGAGATGGACAGATCGTCAGGCATTGGCTGGCGATTGGCTTTATAAAAATCAAACTCATCGTGACGTGCAGTAGGAGCTATGGTATCAAAAGCAACTCCAAGCAGATGGGGTTTTTCCTTATTAATCAAATCGAGAACTGTATTGCCAAACCCCAATATGGCACTTGTATTTAATCCTTTTGAATTGCGAACAGGATTTTTTATCATCGCGAAATAGGCCCTGTAAGCCAATGCCATGGCGTCGAGCAGAAATAATACCGGTCTCTTTTCTTCCATCGAAAAAGTTGTTTTTGTAAAAGTAGTAAATTTTTAGTAGCCAGTTGAATTCAGCTTTGTTCATTCATAGTTACAATCGTTACGCGTTACAATCACATAGCGCGGATTTGAAATCCGTGCTATGTGTATCACTGTCACGGTTGTCATATCCGCGCCAGTGAAGATAAATTTTCAAATCATCTCGTATTCACACATTGGAATTTAATCCGCGGAAGGCGGATCATTTGCGACCGTGTCATCACGTGAAACGTGACAAGCTGTCTCACGTAAAGCAACACATTTTCACATTAAAAGTATTTTCCATGCTCTACGGCTTTATGACTTCACAATTCAGTAACCTTTTCTTGTCCCATTATTATTTGTTCCGTAATGATCAGCTAATATGTGCATGTTTACTTTGCAACAGAAACTAAACGAAAAGAAAAATGAAAAATGTATTGACTATTGCAATGGGCTTTTTAATGTCTGCTGGATTGTTTGCGCAGCACAGTATTGAAAACCCGTTTTTTGATCAGGTAAGTTATCGTGGCGCTTTCGATGCCACCACTTTATGGACCGATGGCTGGACAACGTGGAATGCCGAAAACACAGCTTATCCTGCAACAACCGTGACAAAATCGGGCGAAATTTCTGCCAATGAAACATGGACAGCATCGAATGTGTATAAAATTCAGGGCTTTTTATATGTGCGTTCTGGTGCGACCTTGACCATTGAGCCAGGCACTGTTATAAGAGGTGACAAGGCCAGTAAAGGCACTTTAATTATTGAACGTGGCGGAAAGCTTAATGCAATCGGAACAGCTTTAAATCCCATTGTTTTCACCTCGAACGAAGCTGCTGGCTCACGCGATTATGGTGACTGGGGCGGAATTATTCTTTGCGGAAAAGCAGCCATTAATGTTCCTGGCGGGGAAGCACAGATTGAAGGCGGTCCTACCTCTTATTATGGCGGCGCTTCAGCTCCCGATAATGCTGACAACAGTGGAGCTTTGAGTTATATCCGCATTGAATTTCCGGGCGTTCCTTTTGTAACCGACAAGGAAATCAATGGGCTTACCATGGGTGGCGTTGGTAGCGGAACTACGATTGATCATATTCAAGTGTATCGCTGTGGCGATGATGCTTTCGAATGGTTCGGAGGAACGGTGAATGCAAAACATCTTGTCTCTTCTTTTACCTGGGACGATGATTTTGACACCGATTACGGATACTCCGGAATGATTCAGTATGCAGTGGCATTGCGCGATTCGTCTATTGCCGATCCGGGTTCAGGCTCCAATGGTTTCGAAAGCGATAACGATGGTGCAGGTTCAACCAACACCCCAATCACCAATCCTATTTTTTCAAATGTTTCGATGTTTGGTCCTAAAGTTACTCCTTCAACAGCCATCAACTCCAACTACAAACGCGCTATGCACCTGCGTCGCAACACGCAGATCGATATTTACAATTCGTTTTTTGCAGGATATAAAGATGGGCTGTTTGTCGATGGTTCGGCTGCAAGGCAAAATCTGGCCGATGGCGAATTAATGTTGTATGGTGTTACACTCGCCTATTGCGCTGGTAATTATTTTCCTGATGATACCCTAAATGTGGTTCGCAATTATTTCAATCACGCATCAAGAGGTAATGACACTTTACTCGCACACACAGCCTTGCAAATTTCCGATCCTTTTAATTATGGCAATCCCGATTTTCGTCCAATGGCTTCAAGTCCGGTGTTGAGCGGTTCTGTTTTCGCAGGAATCGAAAACAGCCAGGTCGGAGTTTTCGGCGATGTGGTTCTTTATCCAAATCCAGCAACCGATGTTGTGAATGTTGAATATTTCCTCAACAACTCTGGTTGTGTAAGCATAGAAGTTCTCGATATTCAGGGACGTTCGATTGGTCTTGGATTCAACGAAAACCAAAGGCCCGGCAACCAGCATGTTCAGCTTAATGTGGCTGCGCTACACACTGGATTATATTTCATTCGCATCATCTCGGCCAACAGCAGCAATGTAGTTCGCTTTTTCCGATAGACAATATGCAACTGAAAAAAATACGGGCTTCAGAAGAAATTCTGAGCCCGTATTTTCGCAATGTAAATGGAGTGATTATTTTTCAGCCTTCTTTCGCGGGCAGGTTGATATGCCCAGCAAAGCATATATGCCGCAAAAGCCGGTAAATGCAGTTAGTAAAGGCACCAGCCCAATCAGTCCAAGCCAGCTTTCATAATACCAGCCAGCAGCGCCAATGCCCAGACCTATGATAATTCGAATAATGGTGTCGGTTTGTCCAATGTTTTTTTTCATGATTATATTTTTTCAAATGTTAGCAACTCGGTGCTGTTATCACTGTCATCTTCTAATTCAATTTTACTGTTGCTTTGTTCAAGAATAACCCAGTCATCGCTGATTTCAATAAGTTTGTCCGGACTACTGAATGTCAGATAAAGTCTGTCCTGAGAGTCATCGACGCCTGTACTCCAGGTGCCTGAAACATTTCCCGATGAGGTAGTGGCCATAATGGTTCCATCGTCATTAAAGGTGAAGGTGTATCCGGCATAGTCAGTGGTTTCTTCATGATCTTTGTCGTAGAAATACGTTATTTTCCACTCGCCGGATTCCAGGTTTTTCTGCACTACTGCAGGGGTGTCTTTGCTGCATGAGGAAAACGCAAGTACAGACAAAAGGCCGAGGATTAATATGCTTGTTTTCATTGTAAGTTTGATTTTTGTCAAAGATACGACCGGCATTGTAGCTACTTCTTCAGCAAATGACATATATCAGCCGGTTTGCTTTTGTAACAGCCGGTTCGCTATTGATTATTTGCTGGCAAAAACAATGTTGGTAACATTGTTCTAACACAAAAACCAGAAAATGATAATCTGTGTTTCACGCTGAGGTAATATTGAATAGCGAATTTTGTACAGAAAATAATCTGTATGAAAAAGTCACTTTTAATTTTGCTTTTTATAATACTCAACATGTTTGTTCAGGCACAAACTAATTTCCATGCTGCATCTCCTCTGAGTCAGGGAACGATGGCGGTAAATGGTCGTGTGATTGATGCAAAAACGAACGAGCCCATTATTGGTGCAAATGTTGTGATCAAAGGCACATACAGCGGATCATCAACCGACCTTGATGGAAACTTCACACTGTCTTCAATTCCAAAGGGCGATCTGACGGTGACCGTTTCCTATGTTTCATACAAGCCTTTTGAACAAACATTTTTTATTTCAGATGAAGAAAATCTGTTTTTGGATATTAAGCTTGTGGAAAGTATCACGCAAATGCAGACTGTGAATGTTGTAAGCAACCGCGTTACTGGTACTGAAATTTCCATGATGCAGACTATTCGTCAGAGCAATCTGGTGGTGAATGGTGTTCCTTCGCAATTGATTAAAAAAACACAGGACCGCGATGCGGGCGAAGTGGTAAAGCGCATTCCTGGCATTACCATTCAGGACGGACGCTTTGTAATCATTCGCGGATTGAATGAACGATATAATTCTGTTTGGTTGAATGACCTTCCTGCACCCAGCTCTGAAGCGGATGTCCGTGCGTTTTCATTCGATTTGATTCCGGCCTCAATGATTGATAATGTGGTTGTTTACAAAACTTTTTCTCCGGAACTGCCTGGTGATTTTGCCGGAGGACTTGTACAAATTTCAACCATCAGTAATCCTGAAAAAAACTTTTTGCAGGTATCGTATTCCAATGGGTTTTCAGAAGGATCAACCTTCCAGCAACATCTGATTTATCCGGTTAATGGAGCAGGTTTTACGAATAGCACTTCTTTATTGAATCTGCCGGGAGGACTTCCGGAAAATGTTTCCACAATCCCATCCACCGAGGCGGGAAAAGATGAAAAGACTTTCTGGGGTCAGACCATGAATAAAATCTGGACGCCCCATTCATTTACGGCTCCAACCGATCAGCGATTTTCAGTTGCCGGAGCCTGGCGCAAAGACCTGGCTAATGCACGGCTGGTTAATTACACGCAAATCAATTACAGCACTACTTTTCAACAGGACTCCATTTTTAGAGCAAGCTACAATGCGTATGACGAAATCGCTCAAAAACCCGACACCAGTTATTGCTTCAGTGATGTTCAGTTTAATAATTCAGTGAAAGCCGGCGCTATGATGAACTGGTCGCTGATAAAAGGAAAGTCCACGCTTGATTTTAGAAATCTTTTTAATTTTCAGACGTCGAATCGTGTGACTGAGCGTGAAGGAAAAGACTTTTATGGCGGACTTACCATTAAAGGTTTGGAAATGGCTGTAAAAAAGAGACAGTTGTATTCGGGCCAGCTGAGCGGAACTCACACGTTTGGAAAGAAAGAATCAAAACTGAAATGGTTTGCCGGATATTCTGCGTCGTCGCAGCAAATGCCGGATGCAAAGCGATTGACCTGGGTGCTGAATGACCAGCAAGACAGCCCGTATTACGGACAGTATGGTCTGAATTTTTCGTTCGCAGCCAACTCGAATCTTTCAGGTCGAATCTTTCACGACATGAATGAGCAGATAGTGAATGCAGGATCAGATTTCAATTCAAAATTTACAATTGGCAAGAAAAAATTTGACTACAAGGCCGGATTGTTTTTCGAAAACCGCAATCGCTCATTCAGTGCAAGGAATCTGGGCTACAAGATTGCTAAAACCTCATTGTTCGACTGGAATATTCCATATCAAAGTGTTGAAGAAATCTTCAGCAATGAAAATATTAATGCTACCGATGGAATTATGCTTGACGAGCAAACAAGTCCATCAGATTCTTATGTGTCAAACTCAAACATGATTGCTGGTTATTTTACTGCAACAATTTCAGTTGGCTCGCGAATTAAAATTCATACGGGGGTAAGAGCAGAACAAAGCAGCGTTATTCTTGATTCTTACAAAACCGATGCTACCAATCCACCAACCGTTGAAGACGAAGTTCATTATCGTTCCGATACACTTTTGTTGTTGCCGGCTCTTAATTTATCGTGTTCTCTGACTGAAAAAAGTTTGCTGCGATTTGCCTATGGTCAGACAGTAAACCGGCCTGAATATCGCGAAATTGCTCCGATGGCTTTTTATGACTATGAAATGAAAGCGGTAGTATCAGGCAATGATAGTCTTACTTTTGCTACAATACATAATTATGATTTTCGCTATGAATTTTATCCAAACTCGAACAGCATGTTCAGTTTGGGTGCTTTTCACAAGCAATTCGTCAATGCAATCGAATATCAGATTATCCCGACGGGTAGCGGTTTGCAATACACTTTTCAGAATACGCCCAAAGCCAGTGTAAGTGGAATTGAAGCAGAAATGAGGCTTTCAGCAGCATCCACAAATGCTTCAAAATTGCTGAAAAATTTCACAGTGATTTTTAATGCCGCCTATATGAAAAGCCGGATTTTGTTTAGTGAGAAAAGTCTGGAAGATGATCGCCCATTGCAGGGTCAATCGCCTTTTATTATGAATGCATCGCTTTTCTATCAGAACGACTCATTGGGTTTGAATGCAGGCTTAATGTTTAATATTGTAGGCAAGCGAATCAGCTTTGTTGGAGATCCTTTTACAGGGAACCCTCATATATATGAGATGCCGTCCAATCAGCTTGATTTGAGTCTGAGTAAAAAATTCGGCAAAAAAATCGAATTGAAAGCGCAGGTAAGAAATCTTCTGAATAGCAACGTAAATTACAGTCAGAATGTCGAAACGGCATCTGGGATGGTCACTCAGACCACCATGCAATACAGGCCCGGAAGATATTATCTGCTGGGACTTGTCTGGAAAATGTAATTTGATTTAGAAATACTAATTTTTCAGTTATCTTTCGAAGGGCTATACCAGCCTTTTGAAAGATAATTTGTTTGAATTAATTGATAGTCCGAAAAAATTGTATTTTTGTGAATTGTCTCATAATGCTGTTTTAATTATTGTTAATTATGGAAACACAGGTTTCAGAAAATGTTGAAATCAAAAGAAAAATCTATCGTGAGAAATCCATCTGGGTAGGCACCATGCTTGGAAGTCCTTTGGTTGGCGGGTATATGATGGCTTCAAACTTCCGTGCTTTTAATGAAAAAAGCAAAGTCGGACAGACCTGGATAATCTCAGTTCTGATAACCGTGGTGGCGTTGTATTTGGCGTCTTTGATTCCGGATAGTTTCAGCAGGTTGGCAAATTTTCTGGTTCCTTCAATCAATGCCGGAATTGCAGCTGTGATTGCAAATAAATTGCAGGGCGACAGGATTGCAGAACATATTCGACAGGGTGGAAAAATATTTTCCGGATGGAGAGTGTTTCTGATCACTGTAATTGCGGTGGCTGCCATACTGACTGTAATTTTCGGATTTCTCTTTTTGGTAGTCGGGTCGCAGGAAATGTCCTGCAATTATTATGGCCCGGTCCAAAATGAACTTTGTTATAATGAATCGGAAGTTAGTCAGGCTGAAGTGGACCGGATGTCTCATTATTTGTACAGTACCGGTGTTTTTACTGATGACCAGATGATGTCGGTTCTTATGGAAAAATCCGGTGATACCTATTCAATTTCAATGATGTTTAACGATGGAGTGGAAAAAGATCCTGATTTTGTGATGATGGTGGAGTATCTGCGGCAGGATCTTGAAAAAGGAATGCAGAGTCCGGTATTTGTAAACATTTGTGCTCCAGACGATGTGTCAGATGTCAGGATGTGTGTTGATGGCAAATAGAAGGTCTGAATGGCTTTTTCTATCTCAGTAAAGAATCATACTCATATTATCGACAAAACAATAAATACAGTAGTCAAAATTTAATTTTCAACATTCAGAAATCCGACCGGGATATATCGTATTTTTGAAACATGGAAGAGAACAAGGATAAAAAGTATACAAAGCGTAACGTGAAACCTGCGCCAGTAAAGGCCTCTGCGTTGGATCACGGTCGCGTTCCGCCGCAGGCTGTCGATCTTGAAGAGGTTATTTTAGGCGCATTGATGCTTGAACAGAATGCATTAAATACTGTTATTGATATCATTCAACCCGACTCATTTTATAAAGAGGCTCATCGTTATATTTTCGAAGCCATTCAGTCTTTGTTTGCCCGCAGTTCGCCCATCGATATGCTGACCGTAATCGAAGAGCTCAAAAAACAAAGTAAACTTGAGCTGGTTGGTGGTGCTTATTATATTACCTACCTTACAAACCGGGTTGTGTCGAGTGCCAACATTGAATATCATGCTCGTATCGTTGCACAAAAATATATTCAGCGCCGCTTAATTGAAATTTCGACCGAAATCATCAATGATTCTTTTGAAGAAAGCACCGATGTTTTTGATTTGCTTGATAGTGCCGAAGATAAATTATTCAAGATAAACGAAGAAAATCTCCGTCGCAAAACAAACGGAATGGCGCAGCTGTTGCGGTCTGCCCGTGAAATGGTTGAATCGGCTTCGAAAAACGAAAACTCATTGTCTGGTGTGCCCAGTGGTTTTAAATCGCTTGACGCTGTAACAGCGGGTTGGCAGCGGTCCGATCTCATCATTCTTGCTGCCCGTCCGGGTATGGGGAAAACAGCATTTGTACTTTCAATGGCCCGCAACATGGCCATGGTCAACGAAGTTCCGGTGGCACTTTTTTCTCTTGAAATGAGTGCCATTCAGCTTGTTATGCGACTTATTGCATCTGAAGCCCGCATCAGCAGTGAGCGCCTGCGTACAGGAAAGCTGACAGCGCAGGAATGGAAAAGTCTGAACGACAATATGGACAATCTGTCCAAAGCCAAACTGTATCTCGATGATACACCCGCCTTGTCTGTATTTGAGCTTCGTGCAAAGGCCCGTCGTTTGAAACAGCAATACGATATTCAATGTGTGATTGTTGACTACCTGCAACTCATGACTTCTAAGGTGGATAAGAATGCTAACCGTGAGGTTGAAATTTCCACTATTTCGCGTTCACTGAAAGCTTTGGCGAAAGAACTAAGTATCCCGGTCATTTGTTTGTCTCAGCTGAGTCGTGAAGTTGAAAAACGCCCCGGCAGCAAACGTCCGCAGCTGTCCGATCTTCGTGAATCCGGTGCCATTGAGCAGGATGCCGATATCGTCATGTTTATTTATCGTCCTGAATATTACTTTAAAGAAGATGACAAAAACACAGATATTGAAGCTATCCGGAATAAAGCTGAATTGATTATTGAAAAACACCGTAACGGTCCTCTGACAACAATCAATCTGAAATTTCTCGGCGCCTATGCGCGTTTTTATGAAGAGAATGATGAAGATTTTTCGCAGGCTATACGAATACTTTCCGAAAGCGGGGCTTCAAATTCCGGCAGTTCATTTACCGTGCAATCAAAAATGAACAGCGATGGTCCCGGCGACGATTTTTCAATTCGTCATGGAGGTATCTGATTTTCGCATGATATTTGACAAGCGCCCGAAATTATGAAAGTTCGCATTTTTCTGATATTGATTTTTTTTGCCGTGTTGCCGCTTAGTTTGCAGGCAACTTATCTGTTGATTCCAATGGACAATTCGCAAAAAAATCATTTGAAAGCCTATGGAATAACTTTCTGGATTCTGACTAATAATGAGGAGGCCGAGTGGTTACTCAACTACAGAGGTGGAAGTTTTTTATGTTCGTTCTCAAAAACCATTCAGGAAGAATGTAATATTCGCGGGGTTTCGGTTGAAGTGATTTCTGATGCACAGGCAGCTTCCATCCGCTCCGAAATTGCCGATCCGTCCGTCAACATGGATGTCATTAAACTTTCGAAAGCGCCAAAAGTTGCTGTTTACGCGCCAAAAACGAACCTTCCATGGGATGACGCTGTGACACTCGTGCTCACGTATGCCGAAATTCCCTATGAGCAGATTTATGACGAAGAAGTGCTGCGTGGCGATCTGCCCAAATACGACTGGTTGCATCTTCATCACGAAGATTTCACCGGACAGTATGGAAAATTCTGGGCGAACTATCAGAATACAGATTGGTATCAGCACGATGTGGCTGAATCGGAAAAAGCGGCCAAATCGCTTGGGTTTTCAAAGGTCTCGCAAATGAAACTGAGTGTCGCAAAAAAAATCCGTGATTTTGTAGCGGGTGGCGGTTATCTTTTTTCAATGTGCAGTGCACCCGACAGCTATGATATTGCATTAGCTGCTGAAGGTGTCGATATCTGTGCTTCGCAGTTCGATGGTGATCCGATGGATCCGCAGGCGCAGAGCAAACTTGATTATTCCAAAACTTTTGCATTTGAGAATTTTAAAATCAGCACCAATCCCTACGAATACGAAGTTTCTAACATAGATGTGTCTCTTACACGCCGCGCTATGAGCCCGAAAGATGATTATTTCGCACTCTTTGAGTTTTCGGCAAAATGGGACCCAGTGCCAACAATGCTTTGTCAGGATCATGAAAAAATCATTAAGGGTTTTATGGGTCAGACAACTGCTTTTAATTCTGCGACCCTGAAATCGTCGGTGCTTGTAATGGGCGAATTTAAATCCATCAAAGAAGCCCGATACATTCATGGAGAATATGGCAAGGGAACATGGACTTTTTTGGCCGGTCATGATCCGGAAGATTATCAGCATTTTGTGTATGATCCACCGACGGAACTGGACCTGTTTCCAAACTCTCCGGGATACCGGCTTATTTTGAACAATGTTTTATTTCCTGCAGCAAAAAAGAAACTGCAGAAAACGTAGTATATATAACGGCTTCAAGTCATTCGTGGAAAACGGTTTTCTCAGTGCACTTCAATCCCATTAATAATTCTTTTCTTTGTTTTGAAATTCGGAAATCAGATGGCTTTTTATTCACTCAGCGAAATAGTTGAATTGCTACGCAAACGCGGTCTGGTTGCGGAAATCCGAACGGAGGTCAATACTGAACTTGAAGCATCCGAAATAGCAGATCGTTTTGCAAGTGATGAAAATCGCAGCAGGCCTTTGTTGTTCACTCAAAACGGAACAGATTTTCCGCTGCTGATGAATTTGTTTGCGAATAAAAAAATTACTGACGAATTACTGAATCTGAATGGCGCAGAAGGATATTTTTCGCGTGTGCAGAATCTGCTCTCGATGATGGACTCAAAGCCGCGCCTGTCGCGCAAAAGCATTGGGTCGCTGATGAGTCTTCGAAAAACATCACCAAAGAAATTGCATCGCCGCGGCAAGTGCATGAAGGTTGTTCAGAAAGAGCCCGATCTGAATTTGCTTCCAATTATCAAGTGCTGGCCGCATGATGGCGGGCGTTTTCTGACGCTCCCTTTGGTTCATACGATTGATCCGGACACCGGACAACAGAACACCGGAATGTACCGAATGCAGGTTTTCGACGGACAGTCAACAGGCATGCACTGGCACCGGCACAAAGGGGGTGCAGCGCATTTCGAAGCCTGGAAGAAAAAAGGAAAACGCATGCCGGTAACGGTGACCCTGGGCGGAGATCCGGTGCTGACCTATGTTTCAACGGCACCACTGCCCGAAGGAATAAGCGAATACATGCTCGCCGGTTTTCTCAAAAACGAACGCGCACGTTTAGTAAAAAGTCACAACAGCAATATCTGGATTCCTGAATGCAGCGATTTTGTAATCGAAGGATATATCGATCCTGCCGAGCCATTGCGCACCGAAGGCCCATTTGGTGATCATACAGGGTTTTATTCTTTGCCTGATGAATATCCGGTATTTCACATCACGCGCATTTCGCACCGCAAAAAAGCGGTTTATCCGGCAACATTGGTTGGCGTTCCTCCAAAAGAAGATCAATTTCTTGGACATGCAACTTCGCAGATTTTCTTTCCATTGATTCAGAAAATATTTGTACCCGAAATTCTTGATATGTATTTGCCGGCTGCAGGCGGATTTCATAATCTCGCGCTGGTGAAAATCAAAAAGAGTTTTCCCGGTCAGGCTGTGAAAGTGATGCATGCTTTATGGGGGGCCGGGCAGATGATGTTCACTAAAGTAATTATGGTTTTCAGCGAAGATGTGGATATCCGTAATCCGCGTGCAGTGCTCGATGCAATAGATGCCAATTTCAGTCCGGTGCATGATCTTCATTTATCTGCCGGCCCGTACGATGTGCTCGATCATGCAGCTCAATCATTCTCGCATGGCGGAAAGGCGGGATTCGATTGTACTTTGAAAACGGAAGAAAGAAAATCGAAATCAGCGAAAGAAACAGATGAAATCAACGAATCAATGCTGGTTTTCGGAAAGTCGGTACATGTAATATTTTCTGATCATGCAGTGGCCGAAAGTGGAAACTTGTTTCTGAACATGTCTGCCGGAGCTGATTCTGTAAAAAAAGGAATTTATATCATTACGGATACCCGCATGAAAGAAGCTTCGGATGATATTCTTCTGTGGTACGTTCTTGCAGCCATTGATCCAGCCAGAGATTTTTCACTGATTCGAAGTCTCCCGACAGAAGGTGTGTTGGTCATCAATGCCTGTGTGTATGGAAAACGCGCAGTGCCCGGCGGACGCTGGCCTGCAGCCACAATAATGAGTGACGAAATCATT
Above is a window of Bacteroidetes bacterium GWF2_43_63 DNA encoding:
- a CDS encoding menaquinone biosynthesis decarboxylase: MAFYSLSEIVELLRKRGLVAEIRTEVNTELEASEIADRFASDENRSRPLLFTQNGTDFPLLMNLFANKKITDELLNLNGAEGYFSRVQNLLSMMDSKPRLSRKSIGSLMSLRKTSPKKLHRRGKCMKVVQKEPDLNLLPIIKCWPHDGGRFLTLPLVHTIDPDTGQQNTGMYRMQVFDGQSTGMHWHRHKGGAAHFEAWKKKGKRMPVTVTLGGDPVLTYVSTAPLPEGISEYMLAGFLKNERARLVKSHNSNIWIPECSDFVIEGYIDPAEPLRTEGPFGDHTGFYSLPDEYPVFHITRISHRKKAVYPATLVGVPPKEDQFLGHATSQIFFPLIQKIFVPEILDMYLPAAGGFHNLALVKIKKSFPGQAVKVMHALWGAGQMMFTKVIMVFSEDVDIRNPRAVLDAIDANFSPVHDLHLSAGPYDVLDHAAQSFSHGGKAGFDCTLKTEERKSKSAKETDEINESMLVFGKSVHVIFSDHAVAESGNLFLNMSAGADSVKKGIYIITDTRMKEASDDILLWYVLAAIDPARDFSLIRSLPTEGVLVINACVYGKRAVPGGRWPAATIMSDEIIQLADEKWNDYEIGPLIESPSKRLRFLKSDSYLNR